The following proteins are co-located in the Spinactinospora alkalitolerans genome:
- a CDS encoding NRAMP family divalent metal transporter has product MKRLLAFTLGFLTAIGGFLDIGDLVAGALVGARFGMSLAWVIVVGVIGIVLFTEMSARVTAVSGRATFDLVRERLGARTGLANLMASYFITLLTLAAQLGGVALALELASSIHYLLWVPVVGVLVWVVIWRLPFEKMEQTYGLLGLALIVFAVALWRLGPDWGALLNGAASPAPPPGEDWSTWWYYGIALFGASMTPYTVLFFSSGGVEEHWSSKDLGQARFNVFFGFPVGGLLALAIMGCAAVLFFPAGVQVEHLSQVALPVSVALGKIGLIVVIVGFFVATFGAALESGLAAGYSVAQYLGWPWGKHLQPADATRFHTVVLLTLLAGLALILTTLDPIKVTEYSIVLSAAALPLTYLPIFIVANDRDYLGDRVNSRFTNIIGTCYLVLLVVVSIVTIPLMIYTKAGQ; this is encoded by the coding sequence ATGAAGCGGCTCCTGGCCTTCACCCTCGGCTTCCTCACGGCGATCGGCGGGTTCCTCGACATCGGCGACCTGGTGGCCGGCGCGCTGGTCGGAGCCAGGTTCGGCATGTCGCTGGCCTGGGTGATCGTCGTGGGCGTCATCGGGATCGTGCTGTTCACCGAGATGTCGGCGCGCGTCACCGCGGTCAGCGGGCGGGCGACGTTCGACCTCGTCCGGGAGCGGCTGGGCGCGCGCACCGGGCTGGCCAACCTCATGGCCTCGTACTTCATCACGCTGCTGACGCTGGCGGCCCAGCTCGGCGGCGTCGCGCTGGCGCTGGAGCTGGCGAGCAGCATCCACTACCTGCTGTGGGTGCCGGTGGTCGGCGTCCTGGTCTGGGTGGTGATCTGGCGGCTGCCGTTCGAGAAGATGGAGCAGACCTATGGGCTGCTCGGCCTCGCGCTGATCGTTTTCGCCGTCGCGCTGTGGCGGCTGGGGCCGGACTGGGGGGCGCTGCTGAACGGCGCGGCGAGCCCGGCCCCGCCACCGGGGGAGGACTGGTCCACCTGGTGGTACTACGGGATCGCGCTGTTCGGCGCGTCCATGACCCCCTACACGGTGCTGTTCTTCTCCTCCGGCGGCGTCGAGGAGCACTGGTCCAGCAAGGACCTGGGGCAGGCGCGGTTCAACGTGTTCTTCGGCTTCCCGGTCGGGGGCCTGCTGGCGCTGGCCATCATGGGCTGCGCCGCGGTGCTGTTCTTCCCCGCCGGAGTGCAGGTGGAGCATCTCAGCCAGGTGGCGCTGCCGGTCTCGGTGGCACTGGGCAAGATCGGGCTCATCGTGGTCATCGTGGGCTTCTTCGTCGCCACGTTCGGCGCGGCCCTGGAGTCGGGCCTGGCCGCCGGCTACAGCGTCGCCCAGTACCTGGGCTGGCCGTGGGGCAAGCACCTCCAACCGGCCGATGCCACGCGGTTCCACACGGTCGTGCTGCTCACCCTGCTGGCCGGGCTGGCCCTGATCCTGACCACGCTCGATCCGATCAAGGTCACCGAGTACAGCATCGTGCTCTCCGCCGCGGCGCTGCCGCTGACCTACCTGCCGATCTTCATCGTCGCCAACGACCGCGACTACCTCGGCGACCGGGTGAACTCCAGGTTCACCAACATCATCGGCACCTGCTACCTGGTCCTGCTGGTCGTGGTCTCCATCGTGACCATTCCACTGATGATCTACACCAAGGCGGGGCAGTGA
- a CDS encoding PRC-barrel domain-containing protein, with amino-acid sequence MPTIRVSDLLGRPVFDNHGDNLGKVQDVVVRHTPEGRYEVLGLIAGHSAVAGRFGYGGSLEPPTPLRPILHWLRRHERYLRWEGIEDLGDDAIRVSVESAELTREWREDTRG; translated from the coding sequence ATGCCGACGATACGCGTCAGTGACCTGCTGGGTCGCCCGGTCTTCGACAACCATGGCGACAACCTGGGCAAGGTCCAGGACGTCGTCGTCCGGCACACACCGGAGGGCCGCTACGAGGTCCTGGGGCTGATCGCCGGCCACAGCGCCGTGGCCGGCCGCTTCGGCTACGGAGGGTCGCTGGAGCCGCCGACGCCCCTGCGCCCGATCCTGCACTGGCTGCGCCGGCACGAGCGCTACCTGAGGTGGGAGGGCATCGAGGACCTGGGGGACGACGCCATCCGGGTCTCGGTGGAGTCGGCGGAGCTCACCCGCGAATGGCGTGAGGACACCCGGGGCTGA